The genomic region ATCAGTAATTGAAATTACTACCTGATTTACGTCTACAGGGGAACTGCCTACATTAAGACCGACCTTGAGTTTCAAAAGGTCAATTGTGCTTGACATAACAGTTGAGCTGTCCTTTGCACGTACACCTTCAATGGTCTTGACCATCAGGTTAGATGATACTTCCTGGGTTGCCTGTTTACCGGTTGATTGCGCTTTCTGCTGAAGCGTACCGGAAGTCTGAATCAATACAGCAGCTGCAACTGCTGCAACTAGAACCATAGCGATGAATATGATAAGAGTACCAATACCCACCTGAGCTCTGGTATTTTTATTTAAATGTAATGTTTTGTTTGCTTTCATGTACGATCCTCCTCTTATATCCAGATATTTTTGGATATATTACTATTATAGTAATGAATAATATAAATACCATTTGGTTGGAAATCTCAAACATCAAACTCGCAACTTTTGAACAATGAAAATATATAAATAAAAAGCAACTAATTAGTAGTAGACAGGAATGAACCCGGGACTGCTGCTAAACGGAACAATATGTTTTGCAATTACATTATCATCCCTTGCATTTGCATGGGTACTTTCTAAAAACAAAGATAGTTACAAAGAAAATAGCAAGCCTGCTCTTTTTTCACTGATTGTATTCTGGACGATGGTTGGACTTACTTACCTGCCAACAACAATCAGAATGTTTGCAGCGTATATGGACAATCAGGAAATTGATGCCATAATGTATTTTGTTACAGCGATTCCTTTTGCATTTATATCAGTACCGCTTGTGTTTTTCATAATATATGTGATTACAGGCAGCAAAAAAATAGGAGAATACATCTCCCTCTTTTTCACACTTATAGGAGCAGCATATCTTACTTTTCTTTATGATAGTGGGATAGTTGGACCCATAGTTACTGAATGGGGTTCAATTTTCATGATCAACAGTGATGCTGCAATTAATTTGTATCTAATGGGGTTATTTGTTATTCCAACTTCCATGATACTGGGATTACTGCTGTTGATATTTCTGCAAAGGATGCCAAAAAGAATCAGGTACAGGACAGCGCTGCCACTGGTAGCTATTTCTTTTGTATTCGACTTTATGCTTACCGACACAATTGCAATTGTTGATGCAATGCAAATGTTTGCAAGACTATTTGTCTTTATAGGGACAATACTTGCCTATCTTGCTTATTTCCCCCCGGTGACAGTTCAGGAGAAACTGGGGATACATGAGCAGACAAACTCTGAGCAGGAAAACCATACTGATCATAATATTGAATTTTACCTGAAAGAAGAAATAAATAATACCTAAAACACATCCTGTTTTATGATTTTATTTTAGGACATTCCTGATATATTTTGCAACAAAAGAAGACTGCAAGGAGATTTATTTTTGTTGGAAGACCGGCAGTCTTATATATATTTACATCCATGTACGTTTTTGTACATTATAGAACATACGTGGTTATTTGATGCATGCAGTAATAAATGACATAATTAGCTCTACTGAAAAAAGAGTACAGAATCTTAAGATTAAAACAGAACCAGCTTCGCTTAAGTCTTCAGTTAAAGAAAGAGATAGCAATAAAAGAGACATAATTGGTGCTATTACTGAAAGAAAGCAGCGGGGAAAGGTTGCAGTTATAGCAGAAGTAAAGCCTGCATCCCCGGGAAAAAAACTCAGGGATATTAATCCAGAGGATGCAGCTATAATTGCAGCAGAAATGGAAAGGGCCGGAGCAGTAGCAATATCTGTTTTGACTGAGCCAGAGTTTTTCCACGGTTCAACAGATAATCTTAGATCTGTGAGAAATGCAATTTCACTTCCTGTTTTACGTAAAGATTTTATTGTTGATGAAATCCAATTCAGTGAAATTGAAAGCGATCTTATATTACTAATAGCAGGCATTCTTGGAGAAAAGCTTGAAGAAATGGTAGACATGGCAATGTCAAAAGGATTTGAACCACTTGTTGAAGTCCACAATGAAACTGAACTTAAAAATGCGCTTGAATCAAAAACAAGAATAATTGGAATAAATAACAGGAATCTAAGCAATCTTGAGATTGATCTAAATACTACATTACAACTTATACCGCTTGTTAAAGACTATGATACAAAAAACGGACAAAATCATATTATAATCAGTGAAAGTGGAATGCATACCATAGATGACGTAAGAATGGTTGTTAAAGCCGGGGCTGATGCGGTACTTGTAGGCACATCCATTATTAAAAGCGGAGAAATATATGCAAAAACAAAAGAGCTTGTTGATTCACTTTACTATTAACTAACACACGGAGAATGATAATGAAAAAATCAATGTATGGCAAATTCGGAGGACAGTTTGTTCCCGAAGTGCTCATGCCGGCACTTACTGAGCTTGAAGAAGCTTATGAACGTTACAAGGATGATCGTGAGTTTTTAAAAGAACTTGATTATTACATGAAAGAGTTTGCAGGCAGGGAGACTCCACTTTATTTTGCCAAGAACCTCAGCGAGAAATACGGAATTAAAATTTATCTGAAACGTGAGGATCTTGTTCATGGCGGTGCCCACAAATTAAACAATACTCTTGGACAGGCACTTCTGGCTAAATACATGGGAAAGAAACGTCTTATTGCCGAAACCGGAGCAGGACAGCACGGAACTGCAACAGCAATGGCTGCTGCCAATATGGGATTTGAATCTGAAGTATACATGGGAGCAAAGGATGTTATTCGCCAGCACATGAATGTTTACAGAATGGAGCTTATGGGCACTAAAGTAAATGCTGTTGAATCTGGTTCAAAGACCCTCAAAGATGCGATTAATGAAGCATTCAGAGACTGGGTCACAAACGTTGAGAACACACATTATCTTATAGGTTCAGTTGTTGGATCGCATCCATACCCAATGATAGTGCGTGATTTCCAGAGCGTTATTGGAAAGGAAGTCAAGGACCAAATAATGGAAAAAGAAGGAAGATACCCCGATTCCATTATCGCCTGTGCAGGTGGTGGAAGTAATGCAATGGGTATTTTTTATCCGTTCATTGAGGACAAGGAAGTCAAGCTTTTCCCTGTTGAAGCAGGGGGTAAAGAAATGAGAACCACTGAAAAAGAAGCACTTCACTCTGCATCGCTTTGTGTTGGTGAAGAAGGTATTCTTCAGGGTGCACATACACTCATACTTCAGGATAAATATGGCCAGATACTTGAATCCAGCTCCATATCCGCTGGGCTGGACTATTCAGGAGTT from Methanolobus tindarius DSM 2278 harbors:
- a CDS encoding indole-3-glycerol phosphate synthase TrpC, with protein sequence MHAVINDIISSTEKRVQNLKIKTEPASLKSSVKERDSNKRDIIGAITERKQRGKVAVIAEVKPASPGKKLRDINPEDAAIIAAEMERAGAVAISVLTEPEFFHGSTDNLRSVRNAISLPVLRKDFIVDEIQFSEIESDLILLIAGILGEKLEEMVDMAMSKGFEPLVEVHNETELKNALESKTRIIGINNRNLSNLEIDLNTTLQLIPLVKDYDTKNGQNHIIISESGMHTIDDVRMVVKAGADAVLVGTSIIKSGEIYAKTKELVDSLYY
- the trpB gene encoding tryptophan synthase subunit beta codes for the protein MKKSMYGKFGGQFVPEVLMPALTELEEAYERYKDDREFLKELDYYMKEFAGRETPLYFAKNLSEKYGIKIYLKREDLVHGGAHKLNNTLGQALLAKYMGKKRLIAETGAGQHGTATAMAAANMGFESEVYMGAKDVIRQHMNVYRMELMGTKVNAVESGSKTLKDAINEAFRDWVTNVENTHYLIGSVVGSHPYPMIVRDFQSVIGKEVKDQIMEKEGRYPDSIIACAGGGSNAMGIFYPFIEDKEVKLFPVEAGGKEMRTTEKEALHSASLCVGEEGILQGAHTLILQDKYGQILESSSISAGLDYSGVGPELAYLADIGRITPCYANDDEALEAFYELSRLEGIIPALESSHAIAYLMKMAKMGKLGELGDLVVINLSGRGDKDLETVFKLKEEESKEDCL